One Ammoniphilus sp. CFH 90114 genomic window carries:
- a CDS encoding DUF3578 domain-containing protein, with product MALPLSLAGIFKNRQKSYKMVLILSILEEMWTSETQIPLQRIADRFVSFYLDRENQGLPIDEAPKNLASSWKEMSTSKVISLLQTPIQALSSILITDSQKSWVGFRPDVLEELSMSVRKELKQYALDEIDGYFGDVKSFSLRDHLSYILSHYLQAKREAFKEHPLGVRVRQQIPQDLQSLSFIDQNYKVQGSVGQGNWANIPWIAIMDKQITETTQAGEYIVYLFSEDMSSVYLTLAQGVTVPLKDKGKKEGYEYLEQKVREMRGLLPLESFQKDDNIQLTSSGIGRDYQVSTVAYKCYTLDHMPEEARLISDLKELVENYRLYVESSKNKEKVQPVSFRYTMAYLHYIQGILHYLGSQSPRTIDMDELVTQQSLILKKGDDVKHPKQRIQHIGRAMEELGLIRIEKSSYLLTELGLQYYSYFNGSDVWNLTNNQKSILQNQIQTSNEESSNLRRVILLAANITRKLQRFTLDIFQAEFIPAMELEEEWGDVTQTNRAKFMLNWLQEMGYIEKVENAYTYIYEEDKAMEHPINVNEQLSKIKTFILQRGFYYPDNMIENFYLSLKTKPFVILAGISGTGKTKLVKLFAEAMGAKMELIPVRPDWSDPTDLLGYRDLSGHFREGRLTQVLLEALQPQNKNQIYFVCLDEMNLARVEHYFSDFLSVMETERWEGRRIITDTLLSGEENLGSIYIPDNVYLVGTVNMDETTHPFSKKVLDRAQAIEFNYINLNSFPDDARETNEQRPMRVVNSFLMRDYLTLEDAYTSYPELIKGTTERLVKMNNILEKIHAHVGFRVRDSICFYMVYNERFGLMSEKEAFDLQWLQKILPRIQGSSSSVKRVLIEFMQLATGQRSNIEEMMSDASELLTVKTDAPYPQSARKIAYMLRRYEEDGFTSFWLS from the coding sequence ATGGCTTTACCACTTTCACTAGCAGGCATATTTAAGAATCGGCAAAAATCATACAAGATGGTCCTCATCCTCTCCATACTTGAAGAAATGTGGACTTCCGAGACCCAAATTCCTCTTCAACGGATAGCCGATCGGTTTGTTTCTTTTTATTTGGACAGAGAAAACCAAGGCCTTCCTATAGATGAAGCACCTAAAAATCTGGCAAGCAGTTGGAAAGAGATGTCGACTTCTAAAGTGATTTCGCTTCTCCAGACTCCTATTCAAGCCTTATCTTCGATACTGATCACGGATTCTCAAAAAAGCTGGGTCGGATTTCGGCCGGATGTATTGGAAGAACTCAGTATGAGTGTTCGAAAGGAGCTCAAACAATATGCTTTAGATGAGATCGACGGCTATTTTGGTGACGTAAAATCTTTCTCTTTAAGAGATCATTTAAGCTATATCCTATCTCATTATTTACAGGCCAAGAGAGAAGCGTTCAAGGAGCATCCTTTAGGTGTAAGGGTAAGGCAGCAAATTCCGCAGGATCTACAATCCTTATCTTTTATTGATCAGAACTATAAGGTTCAAGGGTCCGTAGGCCAAGGAAACTGGGCTAATATTCCCTGGATCGCGATAATGGACAAGCAGATTACAGAAACAACACAGGCTGGGGAATATATAGTCTATCTTTTCTCAGAAGATATGAGTTCCGTCTATCTAACTTTGGCTCAAGGCGTGACGGTTCCGCTTAAGGATAAAGGGAAAAAAGAAGGCTACGAATACCTAGAACAAAAAGTCCGAGAGATGAGAGGCTTACTCCCCCTAGAGTCGTTTCAAAAAGATGACAACATCCAATTGACTTCAAGCGGTATCGGACGTGATTACCAAGTATCTACTGTTGCTTACAAATGTTACACCCTTGACCACATGCCCGAGGAAGCTCGACTCATTTCTGATTTAAAGGAATTGGTGGAGAACTATCGACTTTATGTAGAGAGCAGTAAAAACAAGGAGAAGGTTCAACCCGTAAGCTTTAGATATACGATGGCTTACCTTCACTATATTCAGGGCATACTTCACTATTTGGGCAGTCAATCGCCTAGGACAATTGATATGGATGAACTAGTTACCCAGCAATCTCTTATTCTTAAGAAGGGTGATGATGTTAAGCATCCAAAACAACGGATCCAGCATATCGGAAGAGCCATGGAGGAACTTGGACTCATTCGAATTGAAAAGTCTTCTTATTTGTTAACCGAATTAGGACTTCAATACTATTCTTACTTTAATGGTTCAGACGTTTGGAATCTAACAAACAATCAAAAGAGTATACTGCAAAACCAAATCCAAACCTCCAACGAAGAGTCCAGTAATCTCAGACGAGTAATTCTCTTGGCAGCTAACATCACGAGGAAGCTTCAGCGTTTTACCCTAGATATATTTCAAGCTGAGTTCATTCCTGCTATGGAACTGGAAGAGGAGTGGGGAGACGTCACGCAAACGAATCGGGCCAAATTTATGTTAAATTGGCTTCAAGAGATGGGTTATATAGAAAAAGTAGAAAATGCTTATACCTATATTTATGAAGAGGATAAAGCCATGGAACATCCGATAAACGTTAATGAACAGTTGTCCAAAATTAAAACCTTTATTCTCCAAAGAGGATTCTACTATCCTGATAACATGATAGAAAACTTTTACCTATCCCTCAAGACGAAGCCCTTTGTGATTTTAGCAGGAATCTCAGGAACCGGGAAAACAAAGCTGGTAAAACTCTTTGCCGAAGCCATGGGTGCCAAAATGGAGCTTATTCCTGTTCGACCAGACTGGAGCGATCCTACGGATCTGCTTGGTTATCGTGATTTATCAGGCCATTTTCGAGAGGGAAGGTTAACTCAAGTCTTGTTAGAGGCACTACAGCCCCAGAATAAAAATCAAATCTACTTTGTCTGTTTGGACGAGATGAACCTGGCTCGGGTCGAACATTATTTTAGTGATTTTTTAAGTGTCATGGAAACGGAGAGATGGGAGGGAAGAAGGATCATCACAGATACCCTTCTATCAGGTGAAGAGAACCTGGGCAGTATTTATATCCCTGATAATGTCTATCTAGTTGGGACGGTTAATATGGACGAAACCACGCATCCATTTAGTAAGAAAGTATTGGACCGAGCCCAAGCAATTGAATTTAACTATATAAATCTCAATTCGTTTCCTGATGATGCTAGAGAAACGAATGAACAAAGACCGATGCGAGTGGTAAATTCTTTTCTTATGCGAGATTATCTCACGCTGGAAGATGCCTATACAAGTTATCCAGAACTCATCAAGGGTACCACAGAAAGACTCGTAAAAATGAATAACATTCTGGAGAAGATCCATGCCCACGTAGGGTTTCGGGTACGTGATTCGATCTGTTTTTATATGGTCTATAATGAACGATTTGGATTAATGAGCGAAAAAGAGGCCTTTGACCTGCAATGGCTGCAAAAAATACTTCCCCGTATTCAAGGGAGTAGCTCCTCAGTGAAGAGGGTGTTGATTGAGTTCATGCAGCTGGCAACCGGCCAACGAAGCAACATCGAGGAAATGATGAGTGATGCATCCGAATTACTCACTGTGAAGACGGATGCTCCGTATCCGCAAAGTGCCCGAAAAATCGCCTATATGCTTCGGAGGTATGAGGAAGATGGATTCACTTCATTCTGGCTATCTTAA
- a CDS encoding topoisomerase DNA-binding C4 zinc finger domain-containing protein, with protein sequence MAELICPRCEGELLERTGKHGSFYGCSNYPKCRYTKCHYIAKERKVVGIESYKRK encoded by the coding sequence GTGGCTGAACTCATATGTCCTCGATGTGAGGGAGAGTTATTAGAAAGAACGGGAAAACATGGTAGTTTCTATGGGTGTTCTAATTATCCGAAGTGCCGCTACACGAAGTGCCACTACATAGCAAAAGAACGAAAAGTAGTAGGGATAGAGTCTTATAAAAGGAAATAG
- a CDS encoding restriction endonuclease-like protein, translated as MDSLHSGYLKQDTELLRIETNLFDLYVQGKPFHPTVESLQLHRDETQEWVEATCEVVKVGYPIELERIQLFSPVHHQLVELGRERILPCFYENQSYQLVIQRKSVKIIDFHHDNVLLRQAIKPLGKDLITGVLNFQNEVGYTELIILVEGQRALEIRLEIFPSKMDYKKDYQLILQDVNEQIYNLSFDFLRKTYQLTGLKETRNQSLTEFLAILKQLFDQLVQSVERLQAAPHHQLTSEKRWVGADRVKRAGKENVAALAKKPHVLVPNQQHGLVHLNGQGYTPTKLIERKRRIDFDTHENRFVRWVLERIDVKLKQIQLRLNDKQRTQDPFLHKKIEQMRGQIRRLLRFDFLSSSGEMKQMSVTLVLQMAPGYRDIYRSYLILMKGLSIQGDLFRLSMKDIAQLYEYWCFLKIHSLLKEKYELVKQDIIRVHRQGLFITLDKSKKASVTYRNPHNGETFTLFYNALPSEDSRDFPTLPQRPDNVLTLKKQDSDVIYKYVFDAKYRLNPAYQGTPYFERYQSPGPEEDDINTMHRYRDAIVYQEGRSGEYERSMFGAYVLFPYPNEEKFEEHHFYKSIKKVNIGALPFLPNSTRLMEKFLDELILDSPEKAYERATRPRGTKEYYQDKLSGKNVLIGSLRVKEQLGICLDNQIYYMPLKNLMDKQHMLSNLEFIGLCQSRRIFGERNSGIHWVGKIEKWNVVPRGEIQERAARRGTEAELYVRFTISKWEKRREPIELGGYGVYTFLLTSKYMLDRAKEIAELRLETEEDLVEWREKRRMGKVKVELDREEVDLAERVVGVRVYD; from the coding sequence ATGGATTCACTTCATTCTGGCTATCTTAAACAGGATACCGAGCTTCTTCGGATTGAGACGAATCTATTTGATCTATACGTTCAAGGGAAGCCATTTCATCCAACCGTGGAGTCCTTACAGCTTCATCGAGATGAAACGCAGGAATGGGTGGAAGCCACTTGCGAAGTAGTAAAGGTTGGCTATCCCATTGAACTAGAAAGGATCCAGCTGTTTTCCCCTGTTCATCATCAATTAGTGGAGCTTGGCAGAGAGAGAATTCTGCCTTGCTTTTACGAAAATCAATCCTATCAGCTTGTTATCCAACGAAAGAGTGTGAAGATCATTGACTTCCACCATGACAATGTCCTGCTTCGCCAAGCGATCAAACCTTTAGGAAAGGACCTGATCACGGGAGTCTTAAACTTTCAAAATGAAGTCGGATATACCGAGCTCATCATCCTTGTTGAAGGTCAACGTGCCCTTGAAATCCGATTAGAGATATTTCCATCCAAGATGGATTATAAGAAGGACTATCAATTGATCCTGCAAGATGTAAACGAACAGATCTATAACTTATCCTTTGACTTTCTCCGAAAAACCTATCAACTGACCGGTCTGAAGGAAACTAGGAATCAAAGCTTAACAGAGTTTCTCGCTATCTTAAAGCAGCTCTTTGATCAATTGGTACAATCAGTAGAAAGACTTCAAGCAGCACCCCATCATCAATTAACTTCTGAAAAAAGATGGGTCGGTGCGGATCGTGTAAAACGAGCGGGAAAAGAGAATGTGGCAGCTTTGGCCAAAAAGCCCCATGTACTTGTTCCCAATCAACAGCATGGGTTAGTACATCTAAACGGACAAGGATATACTCCAACCAAGTTGATCGAGAGGAAAAGACGGATAGACTTTGATACCCACGAGAACCGTTTTGTACGATGGGTGCTTGAAAGAATAGACGTCAAGCTCAAGCAAATCCAACTGCGGCTAAATGATAAGCAGCGAACTCAAGATCCCTTTTTGCACAAGAAAATCGAACAAATGCGAGGACAGATTCGAAGATTATTACGGTTTGACTTTCTTTCCAGTTCAGGAGAGATGAAGCAAATGTCTGTTACCCTCGTATTACAAATGGCACCAGGCTATCGAGACATTTATCGTAGTTATTTGATCTTGATGAAAGGGTTGTCCATACAAGGGGACCTATTCCGACTGTCTATGAAAGACATCGCTCAATTGTATGAATATTGGTGCTTCCTTAAGATTCATAGTCTACTTAAGGAGAAATATGAGCTGGTAAAACAGGACATCATTCGAGTTCATCGTCAAGGTCTATTTATCACCTTAGATAAATCGAAAAAAGCAAGCGTCACCTACCGTAATCCTCATAATGGAGAAACCTTTACCTTGTTTTATAATGCACTGCCGTCTGAGGATAGTCGAGACTTTCCTACGCTTCCTCAGAGGCCGGACAATGTACTCACACTGAAAAAGCAAGATTCAGATGTGATTTATAAATATGTCTTTGATGCCAAGTATCGGTTAAACCCTGCTTACCAAGGGACGCCATACTTTGAACGATATCAGTCACCGGGCCCAGAGGAAGATGACATTAACACCATGCATCGCTACCGAGATGCTATCGTCTATCAGGAAGGCCGTTCCGGGGAGTATGAGAGAAGTATGTTTGGTGCGTATGTGTTGTTTCCTTATCCTAATGAAGAAAAATTTGAGGAGCATCATTTCTATAAGAGTATAAAGAAGGTAAACATCGGAGCGTTACCCTTCCTTCCCAACTCAACTAGGCTAATGGAAAAGTTCCTTGATGAGCTGATCCTAGATAGTCCCGAAAAAGCCTATGAGAGGGCGACGAGACCTCGTGGAACGAAGGAGTACTATCAGGATAAATTGAGTGGCAAGAATGTGTTGATTGGGTCATTGAGGGTTAAGGAACAACTTGGTATCTGTCTAGACAATCAAATCTATTATATGCCTCTAAAGAATCTAATGGACAAGCAGCATATGCTAAGCAATCTCGAATTTATTGGATTGTGTCAATCGAGACGTATATTTGGTGAACGGAATTCCGGTATTCACTGGGTGGGGAAAATAGAGAAATGGAATGTGGTTCCTCGGGGTGAAATTCAGGAGCGGGCAGCAAGAAGAGGGACAGAGGCTGAGCTCTATGTTCGATTCACAATTAGTAAGTGGGAAAAGAGAAGAGAGCCGATTGAATTAGGGGGATATGGTGTATATACTTTCCTACTAACATCTAAATATATGCTGGACCGAGCTAAGGAGATTGCGGAGTTAAGGTTAGAGACGGAAGAAGATTTGGTAGAGTGGCGCGAGAAGAGAAGGATGGGGAAGGTGAAGGTGGAGTTGGATCGGGAGGAAGTGGATTTGGCGGAGAGGGTGGTGGGGGTTAGAGTATACGATTAG
- a CDS encoding nuclease-related domain-containing protein: MSLYFTILFSLVIISFILRSPKVKGYIGEKKVQRKLNSLDPNQYITINDIMIPTAEGKTSQIDHIVLSLYGIFVIETKNYQGWIFGKDQQQYWTQTIYKRKEKLFNPVWQNKGQIKALQDLFSELLPLIIRS, from the coding sequence ATGTCTCTGTATTTTACCATTTTGTTTTCACTAGTCATAATTAGCTTTATACTCCGAAGTCCAAAAGTGAAAGGTTACATTGGAGAGAAAAAAGTTCAAAGGAAGCTTAATAGCCTTGATCCGAACCAGTACATTACCATAAATGATATCATGATCCCAACGGCTGAAGGGAAGACTAGTCAAATCGACCATATTGTTCTGTCGCTCTATGGTATATTTGTGATCGAAACCAAGAATTATCAGGGATGGATCTTCGGGAAGGATCAACAACAGTACTGGACACAGACAATTTATAAAAGAAAAGAAAAGCTTTTTAACCCCGTGTGGCAAAATAAAGGTCAGATTAAAGCTCTACAAGATCTTTTCTCCGAACTACTGCCTCTTATCATTCGATCATAG